The following proteins are encoded in a genomic region of uncultured Vibrio sp.:
- the mlaF gene encoding phospholipid ABC transporter ATP-binding protein MlaF yields the protein MSNNDLVTVNNLTFSRGNRTIFDGIDLHVPEGKVTAIMGPSGIGKTTLLRLIGGQLYPEQGEIWFDGDNIPTLSRKKLYHARKKMSMLFQSGALFTDLNVFDNVAFPLREHTNLSEDLIRTMVLLKLEAVGLRGAAQLMPSELSGGMARRAALARAIALDPDLIMYDEPFVGQDPITMGVLVELISNLNQALGLTSIVVSHDVPEVMSIADWVYLMADGKIIAFGTPDDLKQNPDPRVQQFLQGEADGPVPFRFPSQSIEKDLFDGR from the coding sequence ATGTCGAACAACGATTTAGTCACCGTTAACAATCTCACTTTTTCACGCGGAAATCGCACGATCTTTGATGGTATCGATCTGCACGTTCCCGAAGGTAAAGTGACCGCAATTATGGGGCCATCAGGTATCGGCAAGACCACGCTTTTACGTCTGATCGGTGGTCAGTTGTACCCCGAGCAAGGTGAGATCTGGTTTGATGGTGATAACATTCCAACCCTGTCGCGTAAAAAACTTTATCATGCTCGGAAGAAAATGAGCATGCTATTCCAATCTGGCGCCTTGTTCACGGATCTAAACGTATTTGATAACGTTGCTTTTCCTCTGCGTGAACACACCAACCTTTCGGAAGATTTGATTCGCACAATGGTACTGCTCAAGCTGGAAGCGGTTGGCCTACGCGGCGCGGCTCAGTTAATGCCAAGCGAACTCTCTGGCGGTATGGCACGTCGCGCAGCACTGGCCAGAGCGATAGCGCTCGATCCTGATTTGATCATGTATGACGAGCCATTTGTCGGACAAGATCCTATCACAATGGGCGTTCTGGTCGAACTTATCAGTAACTTGAACCAAGCTTTGGGTTTGACCTCTATTGTCGTTTCTCATGATGTGCCTGAAGTGATGAGCATTGCCGATTGGGTTTATCTGATGGCGGATGGCAAAATCATCGCTTTTGGTACACCTGATGATCTAAAACAGAACCCTGACCCTCGTGTGCAGCAGTTCTTGCAAGGCGAGGCAGATGGCCCGGTGCCGTTTCGCTTCCCTTCTCAAAGTATCGAAAAGGATCTCTTTGATGGTCGATAA
- a CDS encoding KpsF/GutQ family sugar-phosphate isomerase, which produces MSNQFDFRAAAKQVLDIEVAALQDLGKYFDEQFEQACEMILSNRGKVVVMGMGKSGHIGKKIAATLASTGTSAFFVHPGEASHGDLGMISAGDIVIAISNSGESHEILSLFPVLKRLNIKIISMTGKPESNMAQLSDLHLQTTVAQEACPLGLAPTSSTTATLVMGDALAVALLQARGFSAEDFALSHPGGALGRKLLLKLSDIMHFGSALPKVSPDALIRDALLEISEKGLGMTAIVDEHDAMLGIFTDGDLRRTLDKRIDIHTTAIGEVMTKSPTTAQPEMLAVEGLNLMQSKNINALILCSHGKVVGALNMHDLLKAGVM; this is translated from the coding sequence ATGTCCAATCAATTTGATTTTCGCGCTGCTGCAAAGCAAGTACTTGATATTGAAGTTGCCGCTCTGCAAGATCTGGGTAAATACTTTGATGAACAATTCGAACAAGCTTGCGAAATGATACTTTCCAATCGCGGAAAAGTTGTCGTCATGGGTATGGGCAAATCAGGTCATATTGGAAAGAAAATTGCGGCGACTCTTGCAAGCACTGGGACATCGGCATTTTTTGTTCATCCCGGAGAGGCTTCCCACGGTGACCTGGGCATGATCAGCGCCGGAGACATCGTGATTGCCATTTCAAACTCTGGCGAGTCCCATGAGATCTTGTCTCTGTTTCCGGTATTGAAACGCTTGAACATCAAGATCATCAGTATGACGGGCAAACCAGAATCCAACATGGCGCAACTTTCGGATTTGCACTTGCAGACCACGGTAGCACAAGAGGCCTGCCCTCTTGGTTTAGCACCAACCAGCAGTACAACGGCAACATTAGTCATGGGGGACGCCTTAGCAGTAGCGCTGCTTCAAGCTCGTGGATTTTCTGCTGAAGACTTTGCGCTGTCACATCCCGGTGGTGCATTGGGAAGAAAATTGCTTCTTAAGTTGTCTGATATTATGCACTTTGGTAGTGCTCTGCCGAAAGTCTCTCCGGATGCGCTGATTCGCGACGCACTTCTTGAGATTTCAGAAAAAGGGCTGGGGATGACCGCCATTGTTGACGAGCACGATGCTATGCTTGGTATATTCACAGATGGTGACTTACGTAGAACCTTAGACAAACGTATTGATATTCATACTACTGCCATTGGTGAAGTGATGACTAAAAGCCCAACAACAGCGCAACCAGAAATGCTTGCTGTTGAAGGCTTGAACCTTATGCAAAGCAAAAATATCAACGCGCTGATTTTATGCAGTCACGGTAAAGTTGTTGGTGCACTGAATATGCATGATTTACTTAAAGCAGGTGTGATGTAA
- the lptC gene encoding LPS export ABC transporter periplasmic protein LptC, with translation MSFTRLVYLLLIFVIAWCAYYLVTPKSTDTIQVAPDSELPMFSGTGLENITYGENGVRSYIIRSTHLDYFAKSGETIFNNPTLMVYREGSVVEWKVTAARAVLDESQTLTLYDKVLMQNLLAGASFDTMATDKLVINLTNRDFKADQQVMLVGPQFETTGGAMQGNLKQHTATLTDNVQGRYETVTP, from the coding sequence ATGAGTTTTACTCGCCTTGTTTATTTGCTCTTGATTTTCGTTATTGCGTGGTGTGCTTATTATTTAGTGACACCAAAAAGCACAGATACGATTCAAGTCGCACCAGATTCGGAACTGCCCATGTTCAGTGGCACTGGACTGGAAAATATCACCTATGGTGAAAATGGTGTTCGCAGTTACATCATTCGCTCCACCCACTTAGATTATTTTGCTAAGAGTGGAGAAACAATTTTTAACAACCCGACATTAATGGTTTACCGTGAAGGTAGTGTCGTTGAGTGGAAGGTGACAGCTGCAAGAGCTGTGTTAGATGAAAGCCAAACGCTGACCTTATATGACAAGGTATTAATGCAAAACCTATTAGCAGGGGCAAGTTTTGATACCATGGCAACGGACAAGCTGGTAATTAACCTGACCAATCGTGATTTTAAAGCTGATCAACAAGTAATGTTGGTTGGACCACAATTTGAAACTACAGGAGGCGCAATGCAAGGGAACTTGAAACAGCATACTGCGACTCTGACAGATAACGTTCAAGGTCGATATGAAACCGTTACACCTTAG
- the lptA gene encoding lipopolysaccharide transport periplasmic protein LptA — MKPLHLSLLALVLAAPQALALKSDTQQPVYINSDTQQVDMKSNQVIFSGDVSLKQGSINIDADKIVVTRDPKTETINQIQAFGQPATFSQLMDDGKTLSGQATELDYRISTDELTMKGHAQLAQDGNTIKGSTIRYQIGQQKLVADSSENERVTTILQPNQLEK, encoded by the coding sequence ATGAAACCGTTACACCTTAGCCTACTGGCCCTGGTTTTGGCTGCGCCTCAAGCGCTGGCACTTAAGTCGGATACTCAACAACCGGTTTACATTAACTCGGACACCCAACAGGTGGACATGAAGAGTAACCAGGTGATTTTCAGTGGTGATGTATCTCTTAAGCAAGGTAGCATCAATATCGATGCTGATAAAATCGTGGTGACTCGCGATCCGAAAACAGAAACGATTAATCAAATTCAGGCGTTTGGCCAACCAGCAACGTTCTCGCAACTGATGGACGACGGTAAGACATTGAGTGGGCAAGCGACAGAACTGGATTACCGCATATCGACTGACGAATTAACCATGAAAGGCCATGCTCAGCTAGCCCAAGACGGTAACACCATAAAAGGTTCCACTATCCGTTACCAAATCGGCCAACAAAAATTGGTGGCAGACAGCTCTGAAAATGAGCGTGTCACGACTATTTTGCAACCTAATCAGCTAGAGAAATAA
- a CDS encoding calcium/sodium antiporter has product MLEAVALLIVGLVLLVWSADKLVFGSAAIARNVGISPLVIGMTILAMGSSAPEMMVSATAALDGKTDTAVGNVLGSNIANIALILGITALIKPLSISSGVIRRELPLMIAVTLLAGVILWNNHLGFYEGALLFVLFGAFLFVMLQISRKEQKSGDAFLDDQESEIPEGVTNSKAAIWVVLGLVLLPVSANILVDNAVIIAKHFGMSDLVIGLTIIAIGTSLPELAASLAGVLKGEDDMAVGNIIGSNVFNILAVMGIPGIINPSMLSEYAMGRDFWVMLGVSLLLVAMCLGKSRSINRLEGAILFACFIGYQVYLFANMAA; this is encoded by the coding sequence ATGCTCGAAGCCGTAGCGTTGCTTATCGTCGGTCTTGTTTTACTTGTCTGGAGTGCAGATAAATTGGTTTTTGGTTCTGCAGCCATAGCCCGCAACGTTGGCATTTCACCTCTTGTGATTGGTATGACAATTCTAGCTATGGGTTCATCCGCTCCAGAAATGATGGTATCCGCCACCGCAGCATTGGATGGTAAAACCGACACTGCTGTCGGTAACGTTCTGGGTTCTAACATCGCAAATATTGCCTTAATTCTCGGGATTACTGCGTTGATTAAGCCTCTTTCGATCAGTTCTGGGGTTATTCGTCGCGAACTGCCTTTGATGATAGCAGTCACTTTACTTGCGGGTGTGATTCTTTGGAATAACCACCTCGGCTTTTACGAAGGTGCCCTTCTATTTGTGCTGTTCGGTGCCTTTTTATTTGTGATGTTACAGATCAGCCGAAAAGAGCAAAAATCGGGGGACGCCTTCCTTGATGACCAGGAATCTGAAATCCCTGAAGGTGTAACCAACTCAAAAGCTGCGATATGGGTCGTGCTTGGATTAGTATTACTGCCTGTATCTGCAAACATTTTGGTGGATAACGCGGTTATCATTGCTAAACATTTTGGTATGAGCGATCTTGTGATCGGCTTAACCATCATCGCTATTGGTACCAGTCTGCCAGAGCTTGCCGCTTCTCTCGCTGGGGTACTAAAAGGTGAAGACGACATGGCAGTGGGCAACATCATTGGCTCGAACGTATTCAATATACTCGCGGTAATGGGCATTCCTGGCATCATCAATCCATCAATGTTAAGTGAATACGCCATGGGTCGTGACTTCTGGGTCATGCTGGGCGTATCCCTACTACTGGTTGCTATGTGTTTGGGTAAATCACGTAGTATTAACCGTTTGGAAGGCGCAATTCTATTCGCTTGCTTCATTGGCTACCAAGTTTACTTGTTCGCAAACATGGCCGCTTAA